A window of the Salvelinus alpinus chromosome 3, SLU_Salpinus.1, whole genome shotgun sequence genome harbors these coding sequences:
- the LOC139570710 gene encoding homeobox protein Nkx-6.2-like isoform X2 gives MLAVGQMDANRQSAFVLGSTPLAALHNMTEMKTSLFPYTLQNHVGFKAPSLNNLNAQLALGTPHGISDILGRPINSAGQLLSGFPRINGLATAGMYFNPAAVSRYPKPLTDLPGRAPIFWPGVMQSSPWRDPRVPCPAQANMMLDKDGKKKHSRPTFSGQQIFALEKTFEQTKYLAGPERARLAYSLGMTESQVKVWFQNRRTKWRKRHAAEMATAKKKHDSETEKMKESSDNEDDDEYNKPLDPNSDDEKITRLLKKHKATNLSLISPCSNSSDTL, from the exons ATGTTAGCTGTTGGGCAGATGGATGCTAACAGGCAGAGTGCTTTCGTCCTAGGCAGTACACCGCTGGCAGCATTGCACAACATGACCGAGATGAAGACGTCTTTATTTCCCTACACTTTGCAGAATCATGTGGGCTTCAAGGCGCCTTCTCTCAATAATTTGAACGCACAGCTTGCCCTGGGGACACCACATGGAATTAGCGATATCTTGGGTAGACCTATCAACTCAGCTGGACAGCTGCTCTCGGGCTTTCCAAGGATAAACGGCTTGGCCACCGCAGGAATGTACTTTAACCCAGCAGCCGTTTCTCGGTACCCAAAGCCCCTGACGGATCTCCCAGGAAGAGCCCCCATATTCTGGCCCGGAGTGATGCAGAGCTCCCCTTGGAGGGATCCTCGAGTGCCCTGTCCTG CTCAAGCAAACATGATGCTCGACAAGGATGGAAAGAAAAAACACTCCAGACCAACTTTTTCTGGACAGCAAATTTTTGCATTGGAGAAAACCTTTGAACAGACGAAATACCTTGCTGGCCCAGAGAGAGCTCGACTGGCTTACTCTTTAGGAATGACTGAAAGTCAAGTCAAG GTATGGTTTCAAAACAGGAGAACCAAATGGCGGAAGAGACACGCAGCGGAAATGGCAACAGCCAAAAAGAAACATGACTCTGAAACTGAGAAGATGAAGGAAAGCTCGGACAATGAGGATGATGACGAGTACAACAAACCTCTGGACCCTAATTCAGACGACGAAAAAATCACAAGACTTCTGAAAAAGCACAAGGCTACAAACCTTTCCCTGATCAGTCCATGCAGCAATAGCTCGGACACCTTGTGA
- the LOC139570710 gene encoding homeobox protein Nkx-6.2-like isoform X1 — translation MLAVGQMDANRQSAFVLGSTPLAALHNMTEMKTSLFPYTLQNHVGFKAPSLNNLNAQLALGTPHGISDILGRPINSAGQLLSGFPRINGLATAGMYFNPAAVSRYPKPLTDLPGRAPIFWPGVMQSSPWRDPRVPCPDSSIFFVAQANMMLDKDGKKKHSRPTFSGQQIFALEKTFEQTKYLAGPERARLAYSLGMTESQVKVWFQNRRTKWRKRHAAEMATAKKKHDSETEKMKESSDNEDDDEYNKPLDPNSDDEKITRLLKKHKATNLSLISPCSNSSDTL, via the exons ATGTTAGCTGTTGGGCAGATGGATGCTAACAGGCAGAGTGCTTTCGTCCTAGGCAGTACACCGCTGGCAGCATTGCACAACATGACCGAGATGAAGACGTCTTTATTTCCCTACACTTTGCAGAATCATGTGGGCTTCAAGGCGCCTTCTCTCAATAATTTGAACGCACAGCTTGCCCTGGGGACACCACATGGAATTAGCGATATCTTGGGTAGACCTATCAACTCAGCTGGACAGCTGCTCTCGGGCTTTCCAAGGATAAACGGCTTGGCCACCGCAGGAATGTACTTTAACCCAGCAGCCGTTTCTCGGTACCCAAAGCCCCTGACGGATCTCCCAGGAAGAGCCCCCATATTCTGGCCCGGAGTGATGCAGAGCTCCCCTTGGAGGGATCCTCGAGTGCCCTGTCCTG ACTCTTCAATCTTTTTTGTAGCTCAAGCAAACATGATGCTCGACAAGGATGGAAAGAAAAAACACTCCAGACCAACTTTTTCTGGACAGCAAATTTTTGCATTGGAGAAAACCTTTGAACAGACGAAATACCTTGCTGGCCCAGAGAGAGCTCGACTGGCTTACTCTTTAGGAATGACTGAAAGTCAAGTCAAG GTATGGTTTCAAAACAGGAGAACCAAATGGCGGAAGAGACACGCAGCGGAAATGGCAACAGCCAAAAAGAAACATGACTCTGAAACTGAGAAGATGAAGGAAAGCTCGGACAATGAGGATGATGACGAGTACAACAAACCTCTGGACCCTAATTCAGACGACGAAAAAATCACAAGACTTCTGAAAAAGCACAAGGCTACAAACCTTTCCCTGATCAGTCCATGCAGCAATAGCTCGGACACCTTGTGA